One genomic window of Marinibacterium anthonyi includes the following:
- a CDS encoding hypothetical protein (putative conserved protein) has product MTTNCIKFTSADIETAKGVGSISTLTFDLDITVEPVASTNPMAPTHRVLGRSPRGKLVECGGIWKKQNKETGADYYTLTIRDHSFNANLGKAANQDDLSLQAVIP; this is encoded by the coding sequence ATGACCACGAACTGCATCAAATTCACCAGCGCCGACATCGAAACTGCCAAGGGCGTCGGCTCCATCTCGACCCTGACCTTCGACCTCGACATCACTGTCGAACCCGTCGCGAGCACGAACCCGATGGCCCCCACGCACCGCGTCCTCGGCCGCTCCCCGCGCGGCAAGCTGGTCGAGTGCGGCGGCATCTGGAAGAAGCAGAACAAGGAGACCGGTGCCGACTACTACACGCTGACCATCCGCGACCACAGCTTCAACGCCAACCTCGGCAAGGCCGCGAACCAGGACGATCTGTCCCTGCAGGCCGTCATCCCCTAG